The following are from one region of the Klebsiella aerogenes genome:
- a CDS encoding DgaE family pyridoxal phosphate-dependent ammonia lyase yields the protein MDGNIYQQLGLKRVINACGKMTILGVSAVDPQVMQAAAQAAGAFVEIDRLTERAGELVSAHTGAEDSYITSCASAGIAIAVAAAITRGDPEKVALLPDSSQWPNEIVILRGHNVDYGAPITSAIRLGGGRIVEVGSSNLAARWQLESAVSARTAALLFVKSHHCVQKGMLGIDDFVQVARQHNLPLIVDAAAEEDLRQWVASGADMVIYSGAKAFNAPTSGFISGKRRWIAACKAQHHGIARAMKIGKENMVGLVYALDRYQTAAPAPDATALRPYAEAISALRGLHADIEQDEAGRAIWRIRVSVEQGELGLSARDVEARLRGGDIAIYARRYYLHEGHFSLDPRTVGEGEMPLIVARLQEITQHAAD from the coding sequence ATGGACGGCAATATCTACCAGCAACTGGGCCTGAAACGGGTGATTAACGCCTGCGGCAAAATGACCATCCTCGGCGTGTCCGCCGTCGATCCGCAAGTGATGCAGGCCGCCGCACAGGCAGCGGGGGCCTTCGTCGAAATCGATCGATTAACCGAGCGCGCGGGCGAGTTGGTCTCCGCCCACACCGGCGCGGAAGACAGCTATATCACCTCCTGCGCCTCCGCCGGGATTGCCATCGCCGTCGCGGCGGCGATCACCCGCGGCGATCCGGAAAAGGTGGCGCTGCTGCCGGACAGCAGCCAGTGGCCGAACGAAATAGTGATCCTGCGCGGGCACAATGTTGATTACGGCGCGCCAATCACCAGCGCTATTCGTCTGGGCGGCGGGCGTATCGTGGAAGTCGGCTCCAGCAACCTGGCGGCGCGCTGGCAACTGGAGAGCGCGGTCAGCGCGCGCACGGCGGCGCTGCTGTTTGTGAAATCGCACCACTGCGTACAAAAAGGGATGCTCGGCATTGACGATTTCGTGCAGGTCGCCCGCCAGCATAATCTGCCGCTGATCGTCGATGCCGCCGCCGAAGAGGATCTGCGCCAGTGGGTCGCCAGCGGCGCGGACATGGTTATCTACAGCGGGGCGAAAGCCTTTAACGCTCCAACCTCAGGTTTTATCAGCGGCAAACGACGCTGGATCGCCGCCTGCAAGGCCCAGCACCATGGCATCGCGCGGGCGATGAAAATCGGTAAAGAGAATATGGTCGGCCTGGTCTACGCGCTGGATCGCTACCAGACGGCCGCACCCGCGCCTGACGCCACCGCGCTGCGCCCGTACGCCGAAGCGATATCAGCGCTGCGCGGTTTGCACGCCGATATCGAGCAGGATGAAGCCGGGCGCGCGATCTGGCGCATTCGGGTCAGCGTCGAACAAGGCGAACTGGGACTCAGCGCCCGCGACGTGGAAGCCCGGCTGCGCGGCGGCGATATCGCCATTTACGCCCGCCGCTACTATCTGCACGAGGGCCATTTTAGCCTTGACCCACGCACCGTCGGCGAGGGTGAAATGCCGCTCATCGTCGCGCGTTTACAGGAGATTACGCAGCATGCAGCGGATTAA
- a CDS encoding 2-dehydro-3-deoxy-phosphogluconate aldolase yields the protein MQRINFYRQRVAINVLAKDIANAREIYDAAEGHAVIGVLSAQFSSVEQGVDEVRRWMAKVPSISVGLGAGDPAQFYKAAMIAAQLHPAHVNQTFTGSGFAAGALAATGGQQTHINALVSPSGTPGEVLISTGVRSARGAPARVSCDTAVRMIQDMGAHAAKFFPMGGEQSLAELKALAQSAAENGMTLIEPTGGIDLDNFAVILQTCLQAGVERVMPHVYSSIIDPQSGNTRPEEVHALMRIVKELVD from the coding sequence ATGCAGCGGATTAACTTTTATCGCCAGCGAGTAGCCATTAACGTGCTGGCGAAGGATATCGCCAACGCCCGGGAAATTTACGACGCGGCCGAAGGGCATGCGGTGATTGGCGTGCTCTCGGCGCAATTTTCCAGCGTAGAACAAGGCGTTGATGAAGTGCGCCGCTGGATGGCGAAAGTGCCTTCTATTTCCGTCGGCCTCGGCGCCGGCGACCCGGCGCAGTTTTATAAAGCGGCGATGATTGCAGCTCAGCTTCACCCCGCCCACGTCAACCAGACCTTCACCGGCAGCGGATTCGCCGCCGGGGCGCTGGCGGCGACCGGCGGTCAGCAGACCCATATCAACGCGCTGGTCAGCCCCAGCGGCACGCCCGGCGAGGTGCTCATTTCCACCGGCGTTCGCAGCGCCCGCGGCGCCCCGGCGCGGGTCTCCTGCGATACCGCGGTCAGAATGATTCAGGATATGGGCGCGCATGCCGCTAAATTTTTCCCGATGGGCGGTGAGCAGTCGCTGGCGGAGCTGAAAGCGCTCGCCCAAAGCGCGGCGGAAAACGGCATGACCCTGATTGAACCCACCGGCGGGATCGACCTCGATAACTTCGCGGTGATTCTGCAGACCTGCCTGCAGGCAGGCGTCGAACGGGTAATGCCGCACGTATACAGCTCCATTATCGATCCGCAAAGCGGCAATACTCGCCCGGAAGAGGTGCATGCCCTGATGCGCATCGTTAAGGAACTGGTCGATTAA
- a CDS encoding LysR family transcriptional regulator, with protein sequence MINVQRLDLNLLRTLDVLLSENNVTRAAQRLNLSQPSVSVQLARLREIFADPLLLPGPRGMQPTARADELRGPLRDALLALELAVAPVQAFDPATAAQTWRVAATDYMASAILLPVLNALRTASPASRLAVFELQPSRLIQQADRDEVDLFFHTHDGAPPGLHQRLLFRERYMLAGRVGHSALQSTLSLEQFCQLDQVIVSPDGGGFSAATDTALANLGLARRVVLSVPHFLFMLETLRNSDLVAVLPERLVRGTSGLTVVEPPLAVAGFDMLMLWHERWHRDPAHRWLRQQIVMSLEDKPC encoded by the coding sequence ATGATTAATGTTCAGCGTCTGGATCTTAACCTGTTGCGTACCCTCGACGTGCTGCTTAGCGAAAATAACGTGACCCGAGCAGCGCAGCGTCTCAATCTGTCGCAGCCGTCAGTTAGCGTCCAACTGGCGAGACTGCGTGAGATATTTGCCGACCCGCTACTGCTGCCGGGGCCGCGCGGGATGCAACCTACCGCCCGCGCCGATGAGTTACGCGGGCCGCTGCGCGATGCGCTGCTGGCCCTGGAACTGGCGGTAGCGCCGGTTCAGGCATTTGACCCGGCGACGGCGGCGCAGACCTGGCGAGTGGCGGCAACGGACTATATGGCGTCGGCGATTCTGCTGCCGGTGCTCAACGCGCTGCGTACTGCTTCCCCGGCCAGCCGTCTGGCGGTGTTCGAGCTACAGCCCTCGCGGTTGATTCAGCAGGCGGATCGCGATGAAGTGGATCTGTTTTTCCATACTCACGACGGTGCGCCGCCGGGGTTGCATCAGCGTCTGCTGTTCCGCGAACGCTATATGCTGGCGGGCAGAGTAGGGCATTCGGCGCTGCAATCTACATTGAGCCTGGAGCAGTTCTGCCAGCTGGATCAGGTGATCGTCTCGCCGGACGGCGGGGGATTCAGCGCGGCAACCGATACTGCGCTGGCGAACCTCGGGCTGGCGCGGCGGGTTGTCCTTTCGGTGCCACATTTCCTGTTTATGCTGGAGACGCTGCGTAATAGCGATCTGGTGGCGGTGCTGCCGGAGCGTCTGGTGCGCGGAACGAGTGGCCTGACGGTGGTCGAACCGCCGCTGGCGGTGGCCGGGTTTGATATGCTGATGCTGTGGCACGAGCGCTGGCACCGTGACCCGGCGCACCGGTGGCTGCGCCAGCAAATCGTCATGTCATTGGAAGATAAGCCATGTTAA
- a CDS encoding NAD(P)H-dependent oxidoreductase — MKVLLVYAHPEPRSLNGALKDFAVQHLQKSGHEVQVSDLYAMRWKAGFDADDSSALPVEDAWRATRDSQYAFAHGTQSADIVGEQEKLLWADTVIFQFPLWWFSMPAIMKGWIDRVYAYGFAYGVGEHSEKHWGDRYGEGTFSGKRAMLIVTAGGWAEHYAPRGINGPIDDILFPIQHGMLFYPGFAVLPPLVFYRTDKLDEQRFTTLRNELAQRLDTLSETTPIPFRRQNHGDYLIPSLALRPELAPGESGLAIHLNSM; from the coding sequence ATGAAAGTTCTACTGGTTTATGCCCATCCCGAGCCGCGTTCGCTTAACGGCGCGTTGAAAGATTTTGCCGTGCAGCATCTGCAAAAGTCTGGTCACGAAGTACAGGTTTCCGATCTTTACGCTATGCGCTGGAAGGCGGGATTTGATGCCGACGACAGCAGCGCTTTGCCGGTCGAAGATGCCTGGCGGGCAACGCGGGATTCGCAATACGCCTTTGCCCACGGCACGCAAAGCGCGGATATCGTTGGCGAACAAGAGAAGCTGCTGTGGGCTGATACGGTGATTTTTCAGTTCCCGCTGTGGTGGTTTTCCATGCCCGCCATCATGAAAGGCTGGATTGACCGGGTTTACGCTTACGGGTTTGCCTACGGCGTCGGCGAACATAGCGAAAAACACTGGGGCGATCGCTACGGTGAAGGAACCTTCTCGGGTAAACGGGCGATGCTGATCGTCACCGCCGGGGGATGGGCGGAACACTACGCGCCGCGCGGGATTAACGGTCCTATCGACGATATCCTGTTCCCTATTCAGCACGGGATGCTGTTCTATCCTGGCTTTGCGGTGTTGCCGCCGCTGGTATTTTATCGCACCGACAAACTCGATGAACAGCGCTTCACCACGCTGCGCAATGAGCTGGCCCAACGGCTGGATACCTTATCTGAAACCACGCCGATTCCCTTCCGCCGTCAGAACCATGGCGACTATCTGATCCCCTCTTTGGCTCTGCGTCCGGAACTGGCGCCGGGTGAAAGCGGCCTGGCTATCCATTTGAACTCTATGTGA
- a CDS encoding TetR/AcrR family transcriptional regulator: protein MIPAMNMEALHRKKDPVRLHRQLLESAAMIAGRDGIAALSLNAVAREAGVSKGGLLHHFPNKQALIFALFARLLAIMEKAISELMAADNIAYGRFTRAYLHYLSNPELTDTHESRQLTVLSLAMPDEPVLRKCWRDWMLEHLAQGDALDNGPTGTLVRYAADGIWLSELTEGRTMNSEHRQSLVSDLTKMTLPA, encoded by the coding sequence ATGATCCCGGCCATGAACATGGAAGCCCTGCACCGTAAAAAAGATCCCGTCCGTCTGCACCGTCAGCTGCTTGAATCCGCAGCGATGATAGCTGGCCGGGATGGTATCGCCGCCCTCTCATTGAACGCTGTCGCCCGCGAGGCTGGCGTCAGTAAAGGCGGGCTCCTGCACCACTTTCCCAATAAACAGGCGCTGATTTTCGCCCTGTTCGCCCGGCTGCTGGCGATTATGGAAAAGGCGATCAGCGAGCTGATGGCCGCCGATAACATCGCTTACGGGCGTTTTACCCGCGCCTATTTGCACTATCTGTCCAACCCGGAGTTGACGGATACCCACGAAAGCCGCCAGTTGACGGTGCTGTCACTGGCGATGCCGGACGAACCGGTGCTGCGAAAGTGCTGGCGCGACTGGATGCTTGAGCATCTGGCGCAGGGCGATGCGCTCGATAACGGCCCGACCGGCACGCTGGTGCGCTATGCCGCCGACGGTATCTGGCTATCGGAACTGACCGAAGGGCGCACCATGAACAGCGAACACCGCCAGTCGCTGGTGAGCGATCTGACGAAGATGACGCTTCCCGCGTGA
- a CDS encoding helix-turn-helix domain-containing protein, protein MRYNINARLIYDATDGTLTLPGSDEPDSQLSITASALLYFFLRHTSVVSRDEVLKKVWDDNGLTSSNSNLNQYLSMLRKTLRHYDIDNIIVTVSRGMLQLNQDLSIEIIDVEPSGVDTPPPSGTPVETAAPTATTPPPAAVQHSRGMCWYLAGACLLIIALLLVTFSIVGANVARPINLTLMNHSQCELLASDEMLRSVSANAYGKNFDEVRQRLKLSCKPGERFVFFYGDRLETNGLGRVFLAHCAMHEDNPFSYCDNYFYYSWKPQ, encoded by the coding sequence ATGCGCTACAACATCAATGCCCGTCTCATTTATGACGCAACGGACGGCACACTGACTCTACCAGGCAGCGATGAACCGGATAGCCAGCTATCCATCACCGCCAGCGCCCTGCTCTATTTTTTCCTGCGCCATACCAGCGTCGTCAGCCGCGATGAAGTGTTGAAAAAAGTCTGGGACGATAATGGCTTAACCTCATCCAACAGCAACCTCAACCAGTACCTGAGCATGCTGCGCAAAACCCTCCGCCACTACGATATCGATAACATTATCGTCACCGTGTCGCGCGGCATGCTGCAGCTGAATCAGGATCTCAGCATCGAAATAATCGACGTCGAACCGTCGGGCGTCGATACCCCTCCCCCATCCGGGACGCCCGTGGAGACAGCGGCGCCGACGGCGACAACGCCGCCCCCCGCCGCGGTGCAGCATTCACGCGGCATGTGCTGGTATCTCGCTGGCGCCTGTCTGCTGATCATCGCACTGCTGCTGGTCACGTTCAGTATTGTCGGCGCCAACGTCGCGCGGCCTATCAACCTGACGCTAATGAACCACAGCCAGTGCGAGCTGCTGGCCAGCGACGAGATGCTGCGCTCGGTTTCCGCCAACGCCTACGGCAAGAATTTCGATGAGGTGCGCCAGCGGCTGAAGCTCAGTTGCAAACCGGGTGAGCGCTTCGTTTTCTTCTACGGCGATCGGCTGGAGACCAACGGCCTGGGGCGGGTGTTCCTCGCCCACTGTGCGATGCACGAAGACAACCCGTTTAGCTATTGCGATAACTACTTTTACTACTCCTGGAAGCCGCAATGA
- a CDS encoding FidL-like protein — protein sequence MKLAPRSFFAFSALAFIVAAGFSAWRLLPDANDGAMSCSTKAIMRFENMEKENVNGNIHFNFAANGSGSMVVEGYTDSAAGWLYLQRYVKFSYTSKRISATERHYRIKQWESSASSIDESPDVIFDYFMREMSDSHDGLFLNAQKLNDKAILLSSINSPLYICTLKSGSTLD from the coding sequence ATGAAACTCGCGCCCCGCTCCTTTTTCGCCTTTTCCGCTCTGGCGTTTATCGTCGCCGCCGGTTTCAGCGCCTGGCGTTTGCTACCGGACGCCAACGACGGCGCAATGAGCTGTTCCACCAAAGCGATCATGCGCTTTGAGAACATGGAAAAAGAGAACGTTAACGGCAATATCCATTTCAACTTCGCCGCCAACGGCAGCGGCTCGATGGTGGTGGAAGGCTACACCGACTCCGCCGCTGGCTGGCTCTATCTGCAGCGCTACGTCAAATTCAGCTATACCAGCAAGCGCATCTCCGCCACCGAGCGGCACTATCGCATCAAGCAGTGGGAATCCAGCGCCTCGTCGATCGATGAATCGCCGGACGTGATTTTCGATTACTTCATGCGCGAGATGTCCGACAGCCATGACGGCCTGTTCCTCAATGCGCAAAAGCTTAACGACAAAGCCATTCTGCTGAGCTCGATTAACTCGCCGCTTTACATCTGTACCCTAAAGTCCGGCAGCACGCTCGATTGA
- a CDS encoding BMC domain-containing protein, protein MGDALGLIETKGLVACIEAADAMCKAANVELIGYENVGSGLVTAMVKGDVGAVKAAVDSGVESAQRIGEVVTSLVIARPHNDINKIVIKHKA, encoded by the coding sequence ATGGGTGATGCATTGGGGCTTATCGAAACCAAAGGTCTGGTGGCCTGTATTGAAGCAGCGGATGCAATGTGTAAAGCCGCCAACGTCGAACTAATTGGCTATGAAAACGTCGGCTCCGGCCTGGTCACCGCGATGGTGAAAGGCGACGTCGGCGCGGTAAAAGCGGCGGTCGATTCCGGCGTCGAATCCGCACAGCGCATCGGCGAAGTGGTGACCTCACTGGTCATCGCGCGTCCGCATAACGACATCAACAAAATCGTCATTAAACACAAGGCCTGA
- a CDS encoding BMC domain-containing protein, with translation MGDALGLIETKGLVACIEAADAMCKAANVELIGYENVGSGLVTAMVKGDVGAVKAAVDSGVESAQRIGEVVTSLVIARPHNDINKIVSHYKIAD, from the coding sequence ATGGGTGATGCATTAGGTCTGATTGAAACCAAAGGTCTGGTGGCCTGCATTGAAGCGGCGGACGCGATGTGTAAAGCCGCCAACGTCGAGTTGATCGGTTATGAAAACGTCGGCTCCGGGCTGGTCACCGCGATGGTGAAAGGCGATGTCGGCGCGGTAAAAGCGGCGGTCGATTCCGGCGTCGAATCCGCGCAGCGCATCGGCGAAGTGGTGACCTCGCTGGTCATCGCGCGTCCGCATAACGACATCAACAAAATCGTCTCGCATTACAAGATTGCGGACTAA
- a CDS encoding BMC domain-containing protein: MKEALGLIETKGLVACIEAADAMCKAANVELIGYENVGSGLVTAMVKGDVGAVNAAVDSGVEAAKRIGEVVSSRVIARPHNDIEKIAAQHKA; the protein is encoded by the coding sequence ATGAAAGAAGCGCTTGGTCTTATCGAAACCAAAGGTCTGGTGGCCTGTATTGAAGCCGCGGACGCGATGTGCAAAGCCGCCAACGTCGAACTGATCGGCTATGAAAACGTCGGCTCCGGCCTGGTCACCGCGATGGTGAAAGGCGATGTCGGCGCAGTCAACGCGGCGGTCGATTCCGGCGTGGAAGCGGCGAAACGCATCGGTGAAGTCGTCAGCTCTCGCGTCATCGCGCGTCCACATAACGACATCGAAAAAATCGCGGCGCAGCACAAAGCATGA
- a CDS encoding acetaldehyde dehydrogenase (acetylating), whose translation MIELDNDLQSRQNARERVRNAKKAQAILATFSQQQIDAIVKNVAQEAAHHAETLAKMAAEETGFGNWQDKVLKNRFASLRVYDAIKDMKTVGIIHDDPVKKVMDVGVPLGVICALVPSTNPTSTVIYKTLIALKAGNAIIFSPHPGARQCSWKAIEIVKRAAEAAGAPAGSVDGITQLTLEATSELMHSKDVSLILATGGEGMVRAAYASGTPTISGGPGNGPAFIERSADIHHAVKDIITSKTFDNGVICASEQSIIVERCIYDEVHRELEAQGVYFMNDDEAAKMAALLLRPNGTINPKVVGKTALYLSQMAGFCVPASTKVLIAEQTSVSPKNPYSREKLCPVLGLYVEEDWKAACHRVVELLTNEGLGHTLVIHTRNQDVIRQFCLEKPVNRILINTPAALGGIGATTNISPALTLGCGAVGGGSSSDNVGPMNLLNIRKVGYGVRSIDELRAPGSRVEPQPTIITPASDPQRSILDDARFNAPASAAVTHHADSDDRFAAAGAAVDVEGEINEQNVERVIRQVLERLAK comes from the coding sequence ATGATTGAACTGGATAACGATTTGCAGTCCCGGCAGAACGCGCGGGAACGGGTGCGCAACGCCAAAAAGGCGCAGGCGATTCTGGCCACCTTTTCGCAGCAGCAAATCGACGCCATCGTGAAAAACGTGGCCCAGGAAGCCGCGCACCACGCCGAAACGCTGGCGAAAATGGCCGCGGAAGAAACCGGTTTTGGCAACTGGCAGGACAAAGTGCTGAAAAACCGCTTCGCCTCGCTGCGCGTCTATGACGCCATCAAAGATATGAAGACCGTTGGCATCATTCATGACGACCCGGTAAAAAAAGTGATGGACGTGGGCGTGCCGCTGGGCGTGATTTGCGCGCTGGTCCCCTCAACGAACCCAACCTCTACGGTTATCTACAAAACGCTGATCGCCCTCAAGGCTGGCAACGCCATTATTTTCTCGCCGCATCCGGGCGCGCGTCAGTGCAGTTGGAAAGCGATTGAAATCGTCAAACGCGCGGCGGAAGCGGCAGGCGCGCCAGCAGGCAGCGTCGACGGCATCACCCAACTGACTCTCGAAGCCACCTCCGAACTGATGCACAGCAAAGATGTTTCGCTAATCCTCGCCACCGGTGGCGAAGGCATGGTGCGCGCAGCTTACGCTTCCGGCACCCCAACTATCAGCGGCGGCCCGGGCAACGGCCCGGCGTTTATCGAACGCAGCGCCGATATCCACCACGCGGTGAAAGATATCATCACCAGCAAAACCTTCGATAATGGGGTGATCTGTGCCTCTGAGCAGTCGATCATCGTCGAACGCTGTATCTACGATGAAGTTCACCGCGAACTGGAAGCGCAGGGCGTCTACTTCATGAATGACGATGAAGCGGCGAAAATGGCGGCGCTGCTGTTGCGCCCGAACGGCACCATCAACCCGAAAGTGGTCGGCAAAACCGCGCTGTATCTCAGCCAGATGGCGGGATTTTGCGTCCCGGCCAGCACCAAAGTGCTGATCGCCGAACAGACCAGCGTGTCGCCAAAAAACCCCTACTCGCGCGAAAAACTGTGCCCGGTACTCGGCCTGTACGTGGAAGAGGACTGGAAAGCCGCCTGCCACCGCGTGGTGGAACTGCTGACCAACGAAGGGCTCGGCCATACGCTGGTGATCCACACCCGCAACCAGGACGTCATCCGCCAGTTCTGCCTCGAAAAACCGGTTAACCGCATTCTGATTAATACCCCGGCGGCGCTCGGCGGGATCGGCGCGACCACCAACATTTCCCCGGCGCTGACTCTCGGCTGCGGCGCGGTCGGCGGCGGCTCCAGCTCCGATAACGTCGGCCCGATGAACCTGCTCAATATCCGCAAAGTCGGCTACGGCGTGCGCTCGATTGACGAGCTGCGCGCACCGGGCAGCCGCGTGGAACCGCAGCCAACCATCATCACTCCGGCAAGCGATCCACAGCGCAGCATCCTCGATGACGCGCGCTTCAACGCCCCGGCCAGCGCCGCCGTCACGCACCACGCTGACAGCGATGACCGCTTCGCCGCCGCTGGCGCCGCGGTCGATGTGGAAGGCGAAATCAACGAGCAAAACGTGGAACGCGTTATCCGCCAGGTGCTGGAGCGCCTTGCTAAGTAA
- a CDS encoding EutN/CcmL family microcompartment protein — MILAKVTGHVVATQKCDELRGSNLLLVTRLDDNQQPMKDQTWVAVDNVGAGMHDIVLAEAYFALNKDRYKAMSVVAIVENVFRDA, encoded by the coding sequence ATGATTCTCGCAAAGGTAACCGGCCATGTCGTCGCCACGCAGAAATGCGATGAGCTACGCGGCAGCAACCTGCTGTTGGTCACCCGACTGGATGACAACCAGCAACCGATGAAGGACCAGACCTGGGTCGCCGTCGATAACGTCGGCGCCGGCATGCACGACATCGTGCTGGCGGAGGCGTACTTCGCGCTCAATAAAGACCGCTACAAAGCGATGTCGGTGGTCGCCATTGTCGAGAACGTGTTTCGGGACGCCTAA
- a CDS encoding iron-containing alcohol dehydrogenase, giving the protein MSEFLLKPRICFGQDALSALSELSARSALLVTDKAMVKFGLAERVTALLRQRGIAWQIWDDVVADPDIATVVRGMKLMDNRYPDLVIALGGGSVIDAAKAVIFSLAQTRPQADRPRPCFVAIPTTSGTGSEVTAFSVVKANAEKLVLVDASLLPDIAILDPTLVASVPPAITADTGMDVLCHALEAYVSRAASDFSDALAEKVVQQVFRYLPTCWRCGDNLPAREKIHNASCMAGMAFTNASLGITHSLAHALGGVFRVPHGRANALLMADVVAWNADFHGQCDNPAAQKYARLAHLLDLPAATPRQGVASLLVAIQALKDEMDMPSGISDTGIEALEFERRLPEMVGQALRDSCTPTNPRTPDAGALTELYRRAWSGNPVQGH; this is encoded by the coding sequence ATGAGTGAATTTTTACTGAAACCGCGGATTTGCTTCGGCCAGGACGCCCTCTCGGCGCTGAGCGAACTCTCCGCCCGCAGCGCGCTGCTGGTGACCGATAAAGCGATGGTCAAGTTTGGCCTCGCCGAGCGCGTCACCGCCCTGCTGCGCCAGCGCGGGATCGCCTGGCAGATCTGGGATGACGTGGTGGCGGATCCGGATATCGCCACCGTGGTACGCGGTATGAAGCTGATGGATAACCGCTACCCGGATCTGGTTATCGCACTCGGCGGCGGGTCGGTTATCGACGCCGCCAAAGCGGTTATTTTCTCCCTGGCGCAAACCCGTCCGCAGGCCGACCGCCCGCGTCCCTGTTTCGTCGCCATCCCTACCACCAGCGGCACCGGTTCGGAAGTCACCGCCTTTTCAGTGGTGAAAGCCAACGCGGAAAAACTGGTGCTGGTGGACGCGTCGCTGCTGCCGGATATCGCCATTCTTGACCCGACGCTAGTGGCGTCGGTGCCGCCAGCCATTACTGCCGACACCGGCATGGACGTACTGTGTCATGCCCTCGAAGCCTACGTTTCCCGCGCCGCCAGCGACTTTTCCGATGCGCTGGCGGAGAAAGTGGTTCAGCAGGTGTTCCGCTATCTGCCGACCTGCTGGCGCTGCGGCGACAACCTGCCAGCCCGCGAAAAAATACATAACGCGTCCTGCATGGCGGGCATGGCCTTCACCAACGCCTCGCTGGGGATAACCCACAGCCTGGCGCACGCCCTCGGTGGCGTGTTCCGCGTGCCCCATGGCCGCGCCAACGCCCTACTGATGGCTGACGTGGTGGCCTGGAACGCCGACTTCCACGGCCAGTGCGACAACCCCGCCGCGCAGAAATATGCCCGTCTGGCGCATCTGCTGGATCTGCCTGCCGCCACGCCGCGTCAGGGCGTCGCCAGCCTGCTGGTCGCTATTCAGGCCTTAAAAGACGAGATGGACATGCCTTCCGGCATTAGCGACACCGGCATTGAGGCGCTTGAGTTCGAACGCCGACTGCCGGAGATGGTCGGCCAGGCGCTGCGCGACAGCTGTACGCCGACCAACCCGCGCACGCCGGACGCCGGCGCGTTAACCGAACTCTATCGCCGGGCCTGGTCCGGTAACCCCGTACAGGGCCACTGA